Proteins encoded by one window of Enterococcus saccharolyticus subsp. saccharolyticus:
- the ccmA gene encoding heme ABC exporter ATP-binding protein CcmA — protein sequence MKNYLSIRDLSLSFGEKKILKEISFDVQKGEFVTLLGPSGCGKSTLLRCIAGLEQPQQGALELDGQAIQQRPTKERDIGFVFQHYALFPTMTVFENVSFGLKARKMDKGTMNQRVFKLLDLVQLTDFADTYVQRLSGGQKQRVALARALATEPKILLLDEPLSALDAKIRKQLQKDLRHIQKELNMTMIFVTHDQEEAMLISDRVFVLEAGEIVQASSPFELYTSPESPFVAEFIGNNICFDWEELDEYTPVFSGMGNRHLYYIRPELISTKAIKGTFRIPVKLKNVITLGNIRRYRFETNRGKEIFVDRLNDWHEIPETNYLYIDAEDMIVVDVPRVINE from the coding sequence ATGAAAAACTACTTGAGCATTCGTGATTTGTCGCTATCTTTTGGTGAAAAGAAAATTTTGAAAGAAATTTCTTTTGATGTTCAAAAAGGTGAATTTGTGACGCTGTTAGGTCCAAGCGGTTGTGGGAAATCAACTTTACTACGTTGTATTGCAGGTTTGGAACAACCGCAACAAGGCGCGCTTGAATTAGATGGGCAAGCGATTCAACAACGACCGACAAAAGAACGTGACATCGGTTTTGTGTTCCAACATTATGCGTTATTTCCAACTATGACAGTTTTTGAAAATGTCTCTTTTGGTTTAAAAGCACGAAAAATGGACAAAGGAACGATGAATCAACGAGTCTTTAAATTATTAGATTTAGTCCAATTAACCGATTTTGCAGATACCTATGTACAACGACTTTCAGGTGGCCAAAAGCAGCGTGTTGCTTTAGCCCGTGCTCTTGCGACAGAACCAAAAATTTTATTGCTAGATGAACCATTAAGTGCATTGGATGCCAAAATTCGTAAACAATTGCAAAAAGATTTACGCCATATTCAAAAAGAATTAAATATGACCATGATTTTTGTGACGCATGACCAAGAAGAAGCAATGTTGATTAGCGATCGCGTGTTTGTTTTGGAAGCGGGCGAAATTGTGCAAGCTTCGTCACCATTCGAATTGTACACTTCCCCAGAAAGTCCCTTTGTCGCAGAATTTATTGGTAATAATATTTGTTTTGATTGGGAAGAGTTGGATGAATACACGCCTGTTTTTTCAGGAATGGGCAATCGCCATTTGTATTATATCCGTCCGGAACTAATTTCAACTAAAGCCATCAAAGGCACGTTTCGCATTCCTGTCAAATTAAAAAATGTTATTACACTAGGAAATATTCGTCGTTATCGCTTTGAAACAAATCGTGGCAAAGAAATCTTTGTGGATCGTTTAAACGATTGGCATGAGATTCCAGAAACCAATTACTTGTATATCGATGCGGAAGATATGATTGTGGTCGATGTTCCGCGTGTGATAAACGAATAA
- a CDS encoding ABC transporter permease produces MKKVVVTLILSLFALYYLSPLLATFFYASSTSWEKSILPDDFTLQWFVQLLSDSAFLFAVGRSLLLASLMSLVVFVILVPTMIWIHLYFPRWDQTLQKIVLLPYAIPGVILVTALLRTYSNSNIPMFFVLLGALFISMLPIVYLGISNQMKLVNMKELVEAAETLGVPMFPIIRSVLIPNLKVGTTLVSLMVFSSVFGEYMLTNLLIGGRFETLRIYMLRRMNENGHVASAVMILYFLFLLATAFSIFYFNKKQTKKVVVKEKVEEPVYEKLLEHS; encoded by the coding sequence ATGAAAAAAGTTGTTGTGACGCTTATTTTAAGTTTATTTGCGCTTTATTATCTCAGTCCGTTACTGGCTACTTTTTTCTATGCAAGTTCTACTTCTTGGGAAAAAAGCATTTTACCTGATGATTTTACCTTGCAATGGTTTGTTCAATTATTAAGTGATTCTGCCTTTTTATTTGCAGTAGGACGTTCGTTGTTATTGGCAAGTTTGATGAGTCTAGTTGTATTCGTTATATTAGTTCCAACGATGATTTGGATTCATTTATACTTTCCACGTTGGGATCAAACATTGCAAAAAATTGTGTTATTACCTTACGCAATTCCTGGGGTAATTTTAGTTACGGCATTGCTTCGAACCTATTCAAATTCTAATATACCAATGTTTTTTGTGCTGTTAGGTGCGTTATTTATTTCGATGTTACCTATTGTTTACCTAGGTATTAGTAATCAAATGAAATTGGTAAATATGAAAGAACTTGTTGAAGCAGCCGAAACGTTAGGGGTTCCAATGTTTCCTATTATTCGTAGCGTATTGATTCCTAATTTAAAAGTAGGGACAACGCTAGTTTCATTAATGGTCTTTTCTTCTGTGTTTGGTGAATACATGTTAACCAATTTATTAATCGGTGGCCGTTTTGAAACCTTGCGTATCTATATGTTGCGTCGAATGAATGAAAATGGTCATGTTGCCAGTGCGGTAATGATTTTGTATTTCTTGTTTTTATTAGCAACGGCATTTAGTATTTTCTATTTCAATAAAAAACAAACGAAAAAAGTTGTCGTAAAGGAAAAAGTGGAGGAACCTGTTTATGAAAAACTACTTGAGCATTCGTGA
- a CDS encoding ABC transporter permease — MKKYVGLLPLISLLAAFLIVPLLFMLIGSFQNDQTGAWTITNYTEFFSNSYYYQAFFNSLLITLVSCVLGLLGAIVLCICLLQLSEKTQEKITFVSNLAANFAGIPLAFSFIILLGNAGVLKLMMPSLQAFDLYSWWGLGLTYVYFQIPLGVLFLYPSMRELKKEWAEAAATLGTDSFYYWRKVALPFLRPSLLTTFIILFANGMGTYETAYALTGSNVNLLTVRIASLVSGDVFAKPNMGSALAVLFGLMMVTLMTVVGRREKK; from the coding sequence ATGAAAAAGTATGTAGGATTACTCCCCTTAATCAGTTTGCTAGCGGCATTTTTAATTGTGCCGCTGCTTTTCATGCTGATTGGTAGTTTTCAAAACGATCAAACAGGTGCATGGACGATTACGAATTACACAGAATTTTTTAGTAATTCTTATTATTATCAAGCATTTTTTAATAGTTTGTTGATTACTTTGGTTTCATGTGTTTTAGGATTGCTTGGTGCTATTGTGTTATGTATTTGTTTGTTACAACTGTCTGAAAAAACACAAGAAAAAATTACCTTTGTCTCCAATTTAGCAGCGAATTTTGCTGGTATTCCCTTGGCATTTTCTTTTATTATTTTACTAGGTAATGCCGGGGTACTAAAGTTAATGATGCCGTCTTTACAGGCTTTTGATCTCTATTCATGGTGGGGATTGGGTTTAACTTATGTTTATTTTCAAATTCCTTTAGGCGTGTTATTCCTCTATCCAAGTATGCGTGAATTAAAAAAAGAATGGGCCGAAGCAGCTGCGACTTTAGGAACAGATTCGTTTTATTATTGGCGCAAAGTTGCCTTGCCATTTTTACGTCCCTCTCTTTTAACCACGTTCATTATTCTATTTGCCAACGGAATGGGTACCTATGAAACTGCCTATGCGTTAACAGGAAGCAATGTGAATTTATTGACGGTACGGATTGCCTCACTGGTATCAGGGGATGTGTTTGCAAAACCCAATATGGGGAGTGCGTTAGCTGTGTTATTTGGTTTGATGATGGTGACATTGATGACCGTTGTAGGAAGAAGGGAGAAAAAATGA
- a CDS encoding alkaline phosphatase family protein, whose protein sequence is MPNKAMDEKLILIVLDGCRYDTALEQMGVLNHFVAHHQATLIKLIAEMPSNSRPLYEVLATGVPSYRNGILTNGHVRRSKEVSIFDLVKEAGGITGAAAYYWQSELFNEAPYDIARHRIQHDEKNAIQHGIFYSEDHYPDSHVFADANYIIQTYAPHFMLIHSMNIDDVGHKFTAASREYAATVNQADAILGMCLPTWLEQGYQILVTADHGMDDKGLHGGSLAAHREVPLFIFSSKFPENSGIQQMNQLELAPLICNLLEIDASGNMQIGTTRGQIS, encoded by the coding sequence ATGCCAAATAAGGCAATGGATGAAAAGTTAATTCTGATTGTATTAGATGGTTGCCGGTATGATACGGCACTTGAACAAATGGGTGTACTAAATCATTTTGTGGCACATCATCAAGCAACCCTAATTAAATTGATTGCTGAAATGCCGAGTAATTCACGTCCTCTTTATGAAGTGCTAGCGACCGGAGTTCCGAGTTATCGTAATGGGATTTTAACGAACGGACATGTTCGTCGTTCAAAAGAAGTCTCAATATTTGATTTAGTCAAAGAAGCAGGTGGGATTACAGGAGCAGCTGCCTACTATTGGCAAAGTGAATTGTTTAATGAAGCACCTTATGATATTGCGCGTCATCGCATCCAACACGATGAAAAAAATGCCATTCAACACGGAATTTTTTATAGTGAAGATCACTATCCAGATTCGCATGTATTTGCGGATGCGAACTATATTATCCAGACGTATGCACCTCATTTTATGTTGATTCATTCAATGAACATTGATGATGTGGGGCATAAATTTACCGCTGCGTCTCGAGAGTATGCGGCAACAGTGAATCAAGCCGATGCTATCTTAGGTATGTGTTTGCCCACATGGTTAGAACAAGGCTATCAAATCCTAGTGACCGCCGATCATGGCATGGATGACAAAGGGTTGCATGGAGGAAGTTTAGCAGCGCATCGTGAGGTTCCTTTGTTTATCTTTTCATCAAAATTCCCAGAAAATAGCGGCATACAACAAATGAATCAGTTGGAATTAGCACCGTTAATTTGTAATTTACTAGAAATTGACGCTTCTGGAAATATGCAAATCGGGACGACAAGGGGGCAAATTTCATGA
- a CDS encoding ABC transporter substrate-binding protein, with protein sequence MLGACSSETKESNVSEDDSLETITEKAKEEGAIASLGMPDTWANWVDTWNDLNEKYGLSHTDTDMSSAEELAKFESEGAKGTADIGDVGISFGPLAAGKELTLPYKTSYWDEIPEWAKDQDGHWLLSYTGTIAFLTDKNNVKEAPKSWEELAKGDYQVAVGDVTKANQAQFAVLAAAIAKGGDEENIQPGLDYFQEFAKNGRLSSVDASVANLEKGEIDVTIVWDFNGLNYRDQINADRFEVTIPTDGSVISGYTTIINKNAPHPNAAKLAREYILSDEGQINLAKGYARPIRENVELPKEVADKLLPAAEYEAAQPVKDNAKWDETAMTLPELWQKEVLSHAK encoded by the coding sequence ATGTTAGGTGCTTGTTCATCTGAAACGAAAGAAAGCAATGTCTCTGAAGATGATTCATTAGAAACAATTACTGAAAAAGCGAAAGAAGAAGGCGCTATTGCCAGTTTGGGTATGCCTGATACTTGGGCAAACTGGGTGGATACTTGGAACGATTTAAATGAAAAATATGGATTATCACACACAGATACAGACATGTCGAGTGCGGAAGAATTAGCAAAATTTGAATCAGAAGGCGCAAAAGGAACTGCTGATATTGGGGATGTTGGGATTAGTTTTGGACCATTGGCTGCCGGCAAAGAGCTAACCTTACCTTACAAAACGAGTTACTGGGATGAAATTCCTGAGTGGGCCAAAGATCAAGACGGGCATTGGTTGTTAAGTTATACCGGAACAATTGCCTTTTTAACCGATAAAAACAATGTTAAAGAAGCACCAAAATCATGGGAAGAATTGGCAAAAGGAGACTATCAAGTCGCTGTCGGTGACGTTACCAAAGCCAATCAAGCACAATTTGCTGTTTTAGCCGCAGCTATTGCCAAAGGTGGCGATGAAGAAAATATTCAACCAGGATTGGATTATTTCCAAGAGTTTGCGAAAAATGGCCGCTTGTCGTCAGTAGATGCAAGTGTGGCGAACTTAGAAAAAGGCGAAATTGATGTAACGATTGTGTGGGATTTCAATGGGTTAAATTACCGCGATCAAATAAATGCGGACCGTTTTGAAGTGACGATTCCCACAGATGGTTCTGTGATTAGCGGATACACAACAATTATCAATAAAAATGCCCCACATCCAAATGCAGCAAAATTAGCGCGTGAATATATTTTGTCAGATGAAGGACAAATTAATTTAGCGAAAGGTTATGCTCGTCCAATTCGTGAAAACGTCGAATTACCAAAAGAAGTGGCGGATAAATTATTGCCAGCAGCAGAATACGAAGCAGCACAACCAGTCAAAGATAACGCTAAATGGGATGAAACAGCGATGACACTTCCTGAATTGTGGCAAAAGGAGGTTCTCAGCCATGCCAAATAA
- a CDS encoding DUF554 domain-containing protein, whose amino-acid sequence MPTGVLINTGAILFGGLLGGLLGNRLSEEFKNNLTMIFGVCSMGMGIYAIAPMQYMPAVIFALVIGTGLGLAFRLGDKINRGAILMQRPIAKLFPSEHLTIDEDEFVRSLVTIIVLFCASGTGIYGSLDAGMTGDHSILISKSILDFFTAAIFACNLGFVVSVIAVPQLLIFGTLFYTATVIFPLTTPEMILDFKACGGFLMLATGFRMIQVKMFPTADMIPAMILVMPFSWLWVNWITPFL is encoded by the coding sequence ATGCCAACAGGTGTGTTAATAAATACAGGAGCGATTTTGTTTGGAGGGCTTTTAGGCGGCTTACTCGGCAATCGTCTTAGTGAAGAATTTAAGAACAATTTAACAATGATTTTTGGGGTTTGTTCCATGGGAATGGGGATCTATGCTATTGCGCCCATGCAATATATGCCCGCTGTCATTTTTGCATTAGTGATTGGGACTGGTCTTGGTTTAGCTTTTCGTCTTGGTGATAAAATCAATCGCGGCGCAATACTCATGCAACGACCGATTGCCAAGCTTTTCCCTTCAGAACATCTAACGATTGATGAAGATGAATTTGTCCGTTCATTGGTCACAATTATCGTCTTATTTTGCGCCAGTGGTACTGGAATTTACGGTAGTTTGGATGCTGGGATGACAGGCGATCATTCGATTTTAATTTCAAAATCGATTTTGGATTTTTTTACCGCAGCGATTTTTGCCTGTAATTTAGGCTTTGTGGTTTCCGTGATTGCTGTACCGCAACTACTGATTTTTGGTACGTTATTCTATACAGCAACCGTCATCTTTCCTTTAACGACCCCAGAAATGATTTTAGATTTCAAAGCATGTGGAGGCTTTTTAATGTTAGCAACAGGCTTTCGGATGATTCAAGTTAAGATGTTTCCAACGGCGGACATGATTCCAGCAATGATTTTAGTCATGCCTTTTAGTTGGCTTTGGGTTAACTGGATTACACCATTTTTGTAG
- a CDS encoding DUF1958 domain-containing protein: MKTKKIGFLLSLLAFFYILTTTKPVVADTLLEQVNKDYNVPKSDLPETGIVIEAENGQIFWEQDATKSINAAELSNLMTTYLVLEAIHNGTLSLETKVIATQNDEAIGQIKSLNNNNIIAGIEYTVRDLLKLAVTPSSNVATLMLANLLEEQDGRFVTKMNNKAVELGMTQTTFNTATGIPAVQFEGYYQPEGYDSNAENITTAKDLASLAYHLLRDFPSVLDTTKETSFTILPDSLYEETFQTDNDTLYGRPFAFKGADGLKTSHSEAGFNAITTARRNGLRLITVLTGVGDSAQPESERSLYPISNTLMEQIFDTYEYKEIVSAGQQEINDKTVLVENDWYAVVKKGSQPTFTLQGETLTLTDALPIISDTALPLSVSYREITSNIEKNIDQHTFLAQLINVIEITKLTILALGTTFLGLIFLLMSIFIPIVPEDKEKLANRKRPHTPPLPMKKIMRWAGLAIFLVGIGILLVQYIL; encoded by the coding sequence TTGAAAACAAAAAAAATCGGATTTCTACTTAGTCTCTTGGCTTTTTTCTATATATTGACAACAACAAAGCCGGTGGTAGCAGATACGTTGCTGGAACAAGTAAACAAAGACTACAATGTTCCTAAATCAGATTTACCAGAAACAGGGATTGTCATTGAAGCAGAAAATGGTCAAATTTTTTGGGAGCAAGATGCCACCAAAAGTATCAATGCCGCAGAACTTTCCAATTTAATGACCACTTATTTGGTTCTTGAAGCCATTCATAATGGTACGTTAAGCTTAGAAACAAAAGTCATCGCCACTCAAAATGACGAAGCGATTGGGCAAATAAAATCACTCAACAACAATAATATCATCGCAGGAATTGAATATACTGTTAGAGATTTACTTAAATTGGCGGTCACTCCCTCATCAAATGTCGCTACTTTAATGCTCGCTAACTTATTAGAAGAGCAAGATGGTCGCTTTGTGACAAAAATGAATAATAAAGCGGTCGAATTAGGGATGACACAGACCACTTTTAATACTGCTACCGGTATTCCGGCAGTTCAATTTGAGGGCTATTACCAACCAGAAGGCTATGACAGTAATGCCGAGAATATCACCACCGCAAAAGATTTAGCCAGTTTAGCTTATCATTTGCTACGTGACTTTCCTTCTGTTTTAGATACAACCAAAGAAACTTCTTTTACGATTTTACCGGATTCATTGTATGAAGAAACATTTCAAACAGATAATGACACCTTATATGGTCGCCCCTTTGCATTTAAAGGAGCAGACGGTCTCAAGACTAGCCACTCCGAAGCAGGATTTAATGCCATTACTACAGCACGTCGCAATGGATTACGTCTTATAACTGTGTTGACAGGCGTTGGGGACTCAGCTCAGCCGGAAAGTGAACGATCCCTTTATCCGATTAGTAATACCTTAATGGAGCAAATTTTTGATACTTATGAATACAAGGAAATTGTTTCCGCTGGTCAACAAGAAATCAATGACAAAACCGTCCTAGTCGAAAATGATTGGTACGCAGTGGTCAAAAAAGGCAGTCAACCGACGTTCACCTTGCAAGGCGAAACACTTACCTTAACAGATGCCTTGCCAATTATCTCTGATACAGCCTTGCCTTTATCGGTATCTTATCGTGAGATTACTTCAAACATTGAAAAAAATATTGATCAACACACTTTTTTAGCACAACTTATTAATGTTATTGAGATTACTAAATTAACAATTCTCGCTTTGGGCACGACATTCTTAGGGCTTATTTTCTTACTAATGTCCATTTTCATCCCAATTGTCCCCGAAGACAAAGAGAAACTAGCCAATCGCAAACGTCCACATACACCGCCATTACCAATGAAAAAAATCATGCGTTGGGCAGGCTTAGCTATCTTTTTAGTAGGCATAGGCATTTTACTTGTACAATATATTTTGTAA
- a CDS encoding ABC-F family ATP-binding cassette domain-containing protein, with the protein MLSLINITQQFGDKILYEELNLQVNKGEHVGLIGQNGAGKSTLIKIITGEQLPDEGRVEIAKNCHMGYLDQYVRVNETLTIEEFLKTAFQKELDIEQEITELYTRYSETFEDKLLERAGRLQTQLDQGEFYQMNTLIQEMATGLGIDVLGLDSLLKNLSGGQRSKVILAKLLLEKPDMLVLDEPTNHLDDTHVQWLTEFLKGFNGTFLVISHDRAFLNEITTHIADIEFGQLTKYTGNLTKALKQKEANRESYLRQYEAQKRHIEKTEAYIRKYKAGSRSTMAKSREKQLDKIERLTPPSDTAKPNFQFPYKPIVSTLALTTDALVVGYDKPLLNPINLTIRYGEKIAIRGFNGIGKSTLLKTLIGEIPAISGEFHFPANTKINYFSQELVWESPLETPLQYLGNLYEKATIKDLRRQLSRAGLVNQLAQEPLKMLSGGEQTKVKLAQMTMTDGNLLILDEPTNHIDQETKESLQQSLAEYEGTVIVVSHEQDFYEAFVERVIEIEG; encoded by the coding sequence ATGCTAAGTTTAATAAACATTACCCAACAATTTGGAGATAAAATTTTATATGAGGAGTTGAATCTACAAGTCAACAAAGGAGAACATGTCGGTTTAATTGGACAAAATGGTGCTGGAAAATCGACGTTAATCAAGATTATTACCGGCGAGCAATTGCCCGATGAAGGACGTGTCGAAATTGCGAAAAACTGTCACATGGGGTATTTAGACCAATATGTTCGTGTGAATGAGACGTTGACCATTGAAGAGTTCTTAAAAACAGCCTTCCAAAAAGAATTAGACATTGAACAAGAGATTACCGAGTTATACACGAGATATAGTGAAACATTCGAAGATAAGCTTTTAGAACGTGCAGGTCGTTTACAGACTCAACTGGATCAAGGGGAATTCTATCAAATGAATACCTTAATTCAAGAAATGGCTACAGGATTAGGAATTGATGTTTTAGGACTAGATAGTTTATTGAAGAATTTGAGTGGTGGACAACGTTCTAAAGTCATTTTAGCGAAATTATTGTTAGAAAAACCTGATATGTTGGTGCTTGATGAACCAACCAACCATTTGGATGATACGCACGTACAATGGTTAACGGAATTTCTAAAAGGATTTAATGGTACATTTTTGGTTATTTCGCATGACCGTGCTTTTTTAAATGAGATTACAACACATATTGCGGATATTGAATTTGGTCAATTAACCAAATATACGGGGAATTTGACAAAAGCTTTAAAACAAAAAGAAGCGAATCGTGAAAGTTATTTACGTCAATATGAAGCCCAAAAACGCCATATTGAAAAAACTGAAGCATATATTCGTAAATATAAAGCAGGTTCACGTTCGACAATGGCGAAAAGCCGTGAGAAACAATTAGATAAAATTGAGCGTTTAACACCACCAAGTGATACGGCGAAACCTAATTTCCAATTTCCCTACAAACCGATTGTTAGTACACTTGCTTTAACTACCGATGCTTTAGTAGTGGGCTATGATAAACCTTTATTAAATCCTATCAATCTAACTATCCGTTACGGCGAGAAAATTGCCATTCGTGGTTTTAACGGAATTGGGAAATCAACGCTATTAAAGACATTAATTGGTGAAATTCCTGCTATTTCTGGTGAATTCCACTTCCCAGCAAATACAAAAATCAACTATTTCTCTCAAGAATTAGTGTGGGAATCACCTTTGGAAACACCTCTGCAATACCTAGGTAATCTATACGAAAAGGCGACAATTAAGGATTTGCGCCGCCAACTTTCACGAGCAGGATTAGTAAATCAGCTGGCACAAGAACCTTTGAAAATGTTAAGTGGTGGCGAACAAACAAAAGTAAAACTTGCTCAAATGACAATGACAGATGGCAATCTATTGATTTTAGATGAACCAACCAACCATATCGACCAAGAAACAAAAGAGAGTTTGCAACAAAGCTTAGCAGAATATGAAGGAACTGTTATTGTGGTTTCTCATGAACAAGATTTCTATGAAGCATTTGTTGAGCGTGTGATTGAAATTGAGGGGTAA
- a CDS encoding 5'-methylthioadenosine/adenosylhomocysteine nucleosidase translates to MKIAIVAAMAEELAPFRANFPATVVWRKGKTIIEEVNDTLYLVESGIGKTNAAATAAWLCEKVQPDLIINTGTTGSFRTDFALGDVVYTDKFVYSDVDATGFDYAFGQVPQMPADYPVAQKWLEKIEFALKDSSVTAHLGTIVTSDSFMSDTQSIAAIRQVFPTIAASDMESCSLAQVASFYDIPIVNVRGISDHVGDAAPDTFDNTLDHAAEQAFQAVNLLLNQWV, encoded by the coding sequence GTGAAAATTGCAATTGTTGCCGCAATGGCGGAAGAATTAGCCCCGTTTCGAGCGAATTTTCCTGCAACTGTCGTGTGGCGTAAAGGAAAAACGATTATTGAAGAAGTCAACGATACCTTATATTTAGTAGAATCAGGCATTGGTAAAACCAATGCGGCTGCTACAGCCGCTTGGTTGTGTGAAAAAGTGCAACCTGATTTGATTATTAACACTGGTACAACCGGTTCTTTTCGTACCGATTTTGCGTTAGGTGATGTCGTTTATACCGACAAATTTGTGTATAGTGATGTGGATGCAACGGGGTTTGATTATGCGTTTGGTCAAGTACCACAAATGCCCGCGGATTATCCGGTTGCTCAAAAGTGGTTGGAAAAGATTGAGTTTGCTTTGAAAGATAGCTCTGTGACAGCACATTTGGGAACGATTGTCACATCAGATTCTTTCATGAGTGATACACAATCCATTGCTGCGATTCGTCAAGTATTTCCAACAATCGCTGCTTCTGATATGGAAAGCTGTTCGTTGGCACAAGTGGCAAGTTTCTATGATATTCCAATTGTCAATGTTCGTGGAATTTCTGATCATGTAGGCGATGCCGCGCCCGATACATTTGACAATACCTTGGATCATGCTGCCGAACAAGCATTTCAAGCAGTGAATCTTCTTTTAAATCAATGGGTATAA
- a CDS encoding MetQ/NlpA family ABC transporter substrate-binding protein, with protein MKKWVSGLLIAGVLLLGACGNQAKTEDTKETTNAAKEETIRIASVGPDAEIWRFIAKSDAAKEAGIKLEVQDITGGAITNNAVADGDADANAFQSIGYLESFNAESPVKLVPVATTYIEPMGVYSNKFKSIEEITDGANVALADNPSNTARGLRVLESAGLIKLKADFDDGIGTPDDVVENPKNLQFTLIDDLTGPRVLPDVDLVLISNTIAFEGGLNVLKDSIYREEADASTRKSINIIAVKEDRANEEALQKLGELYHDPKVQEFVTEQFDGTKVEVDEPVSEVWE; from the coding sequence ATGAAAAAATGGGTAAGTGGTTTATTAATAGCAGGCGTTCTTTTGTTAGGTGCTTGTGGCAATCAAGCAAAGACCGAAGACACAAAAGAAACAACGAATGCAGCTAAAGAAGAAACAATTCGCATTGCTTCAGTGGGACCAGATGCAGAGATTTGGCGTTTTATCGCAAAATCGGATGCAGCCAAAGAAGCAGGCATTAAATTAGAAGTGCAAGACATTACGGGCGGTGCGATTACTAATAACGCAGTGGCAGATGGTGACGCAGATGCGAATGCTTTTCAATCGATTGGTTATCTTGAAAGTTTTAATGCAGAAAGTCCTGTCAAGTTAGTTCCTGTCGCAACGACATATATTGAACCAATGGGTGTATATTCAAATAAATTCAAATCAATTGAAGAGATTACTGACGGAGCTAACGTTGCTTTAGCGGATAATCCATCAAATACTGCGCGTGGTTTACGTGTCTTAGAATCAGCAGGTTTGATTAAATTAAAAGCTGATTTTGATGATGGTATCGGCACCCCTGATGATGTTGTTGAAAATCCTAAAAATTTACAGTTCACATTAATTGATGATTTGACTGGACCTCGTGTATTACCGGATGTGGATTTAGTTTTAATTAGTAACACAATTGCGTTTGAAGGTGGTTTAAACGTATTGAAAGATTCGATTTATCGTGAAGAAGCTGATGCATCGACACGTAAAAGCATTAACATCATTGCTGTGAAAGAAGACCGTGCAAATGAAGAAGCGCTCCAAAAATTAGGGGAACTGTATCATGATCCTAAAGTTCAAGAGTTTGTGACGGAACAATTTGATGGTACCAAAGTAGAGGTTGATGAACCAGTGAGTGAGGTATGGGAATAA
- a CDS encoding SDR family NAD(P)-dependent oxidoreductase codes for MGYFPELVNKVVLVIGSKQGIGESIVATFLKEGAIVVAADIGFSEENLTAINEQLYQIKLDISQETAIESLVEQLENYRVIPEVFVDVAGISTMDFLTESQTTDFDKVYAVNTRGAYLSSKHIAKLMQKHQIQGRILFLASQAGKNGYRGMSAYVASKHAVLGLCKTLALEVAAQGILVNAVCPGIIETPMKHRERIEGGAIRGMTAQEVLEEDNSQVPLGRTGTPQDVANVVLFLASPLASYMTGQAINVTGGMTMN; via the coding sequence GTGGGATATTTTCCTGAGCTAGTGAACAAGGTTGTTTTGGTTATTGGTAGTAAGCAAGGAATTGGGGAATCAATTGTAGCAACCTTTTTAAAGGAAGGAGCCATTGTTGTTGCAGCTGATATTGGTTTTTCAGAAGAAAACCTAACAGCAATCAATGAGCAACTTTATCAAATTAAATTAGATATTAGTCAAGAAACTGCAATCGAATCTCTTGTGGAACAGCTAGAAAATTACCGAGTAATTCCCGAGGTGTTTGTAGATGTGGCTGGAATATCAACTATGGACTTTTTAACGGAGAGTCAAACCACTGATTTTGATAAAGTTTATGCAGTCAATACTCGTGGTGCGTATTTAAGCAGTAAACATATTGCAAAATTGATGCAAAAACACCAAATACAAGGTCGCATTCTTTTTCTCGCTTCGCAAGCGGGGAAAAATGGGTATCGTGGCATGTCAGCCTATGTGGCATCCAAACATGCTGTTTTAGGGTTATGCAAAACATTAGCTTTAGAAGTAGCAGCACAAGGCATTTTAGTAAATGCGGTGTGTCCAGGAATTATTGAAACACCAATGAAACATCGTGAACGGATTGAAGGTGGCGCAATTCGTGGGATGACAGCGCAAGAAGTGCTTGAAGAAGATAATAGCCAAGTACCTTTAGGGCGAACAGGAACCCCTCAAGATGTTGCAAATGTCGTTTTATTTTTAGCGAGTCCTTTAGCAAGCTACATGACGGGACAAGCGATTAATGTAACAGGCGGTATGACAATGAACTAA